The Erythrobacter aurantius genome includes a window with the following:
- a CDS encoding homoserine dehydrogenase, producing the protein MATNTPLRIAIAGLGTVGVGVIRLLETNRDLVAARAGRAIEVVAVSARERHKNRGVDIASLAWEDDMTALAARDDVDVVVELVGGSDGPALALSRAALSAGKGLVTANKAMIAHHGMALAEQAEAKGAPLKFEAAVAGGIPVVKGLREGTSANALTKVYGILNGTCNYILSEMEATGADFAEVLSEAQRLGYAEADPTFDIEGIDAAHKLAILSAIGFGARIDFAAVDVRGIVQVRAADIAQADGLGFVIRLIGEADVEGEGDDARLLQRVRPCLVGKEHPLASVDGPTNAVVAEGNFSGRLLFQGAGAGDGPTASAVVADLIDIARSAVGAPFSIPAQQLAALAPAQPGHRTERTYLRFTVNDRPGVLAEITAAMRDADVSIESLIQQGRAHGGGEVLVAMVTHEGPEANVTRALKLLEGSDSLTGEPLVLPILPD; encoded by the coding sequence GTGGCCACAAACACACCGCTTCGCATCGCCATCGCCGGACTTGGCACGGTGGGCGTTGGCGTGATCCGCCTGCTTGAAACCAATCGCGATCTCGTCGCCGCGCGGGCGGGCCGGGCGATCGAGGTGGTCGCCGTAAGCGCGCGCGAGCGGCACAAGAACCGTGGTGTCGATATCGCCAGCCTCGCTTGGGAAGACGATATGACCGCGCTGGCCGCGCGCGACGATGTCGATGTGGTGGTGGAATTGGTCGGCGGGTCTGACGGCCCCGCGCTCGCGCTGTCGCGCGCCGCCTTGTCGGCTGGCAAGGGGCTGGTAACCGCGAACAAGGCGATGATCGCGCATCACGGCATGGCGCTGGCCGAGCAGGCCGAAGCCAAGGGCGCACCGCTGAAATTCGAAGCGGCGGTGGCAGGCGGCATACCGGTGGTGAAGGGGCTGCGCGAAGGGACCAGCGCCAACGCGCTGACCAAGGTGTACGGTATTCTCAACGGCACCTGCAATTACATCCTGTCGGAAATGGAAGCGACCGGAGCCGATTTTGCCGAAGTGCTCTCCGAAGCGCAGCGGCTCGGCTATGCCGAGGCCGATCCGACATTCGACATCGAAGGCATCGACGCCGCGCACAAGCTGGCGATCCTTTCCGCCATCGGGTTTGGCGCGCGGATCGATTTCGCCGCGGTGGACGTGCGCGGCATCGTTCAGGTGCGCGCCGCCGATATCGCACAGGCCGACGGACTGGGCTTCGTCATCCGCCTGATCGGGGAAGCCGATGTTGAAGGCGAAGGCGATGATGCCCGCCTGCTTCAGCGCGTGCGCCCCTGCCTTGTCGGAAAAGAGCATCCGCTTGCCTCGGTCGACGGGCCGACCAATGCCGTGGTCGCCGAGGGCAATTTCTCCGGGCGGCTGCTGTTCCAGGGCGCAGGCGCGGGCGACGGGCCGACGGCGAGCGCGGTGGTCGCCGATCTGATCGACATCGCGCGTTCGGCAGTTGGCGCGCCGTTCTCTATCCCCGCGCAGCAACTCGCCGCGCTGGCTCCGGCACAGCCGGGCCATCGGACAGAGCGCACCTATCTGCGTTTCACGGTCAATGATCGCCCCGGCGTGCTCGCCGAAATCACCGCCGCGATGCGCGATGCCGATGTTTCGATCGAAAGCCTGATCCAGCAGGGCCGCGCGCATGGCGGGGGCGAAGTGCTGGTGGCGATGGTGACGCACGAAGGGCCGGAAGCCAATGTGACCCGCGCGCTCAAGCTGCTCGAAGGTTCCGACAGCCTGACCGGCGAACCCTTGGTGCTGCCGATCCTGCCCGATTGA
- a CDS encoding energy transducer TonB, protein MNGSKVTSIIIVALIHVLIGYLLISGLAISAVKQVVERVTTVDIEEPPPPEEPDEPPPEQPQEVAPPPPVAPPPPINIAPAPPPIQTQPTIPPPAPPALRIPPPAPVAPPAPPPPPSQARGASTRDERRWAARIQENYPSRALREEIEGTVGVRVTVTPEGRAANCQVTGSSGSSILDQAACAGMERYARFNPALDAAGNPTTGSYSTRITYRLN, encoded by the coding sequence ATGAATGGGAGTAAGGTAACTTCCATTATCATCGTGGCGTTGATCCATGTGCTGATCGGGTATCTGCTCATCTCCGGCCTGGCCATTTCGGCCGTGAAACAGGTCGTTGAGCGGGTTACCACGGTCGACATTGAGGAACCCCCGCCCCCTGAGGAACCGGACGAGCCGCCGCCCGAGCAGCCGCAGGAAGTGGCACCGCCACCCCCGGTAGCTCCGCCGCCGCCGATCAACATCGCGCCGGCACCGCCGCCGATCCAGACGCAGCCGACGATTCCGCCGCCTGCTCCGCCGGCGCTGCGGATTCCGCCGCCCGCCCCCGTAGCGCCGCCCGCGCCGCCCCCGCCGCCGTCACAGGCCCGTGGAGCGAGCACCCGCGACGAACGCCGCTGGGCTGCGCGCATCCAGGAAAACTATCCCTCACGCGCTCTGCGTGAGGAAATCGAAGGCACCGTTGGCGTTCGCGTCACCGTCACGCCCGAAGGCCGCGCAGCGAACTGCCAGGTCACCGGATCGAGCGGGTCGAGCATTCTGGACCAGGCCGCATGCGCCGGGATGGAACGCTATGCCCGGTTCAATCCGGCGCTTGATGCTGCCGGCAATCCGACGACGGGCTCGTACTCGACGCGTATCACCTATCGATTGAATTGA
- a CDS encoding MotA/TolQ/ExbB proton channel family protein, producing the protein MNLTYILAAAADAEAPVNEFGFMKAMEEGGPVAWSILAVMIIMSVGSFYILFTKLFEQNKVMKQYQTVRGTFWRAATLKEGAAKLEKNSAWRQLADDAVTAQDHHSKMEGAGNEIHFVEEELAHSQDTINQSLSGGLSFLASVGATAPFIGLLGTVIGIYRALINIGIEGSASIDKVAGPVGEALIMTAIGLLVAVPAVLAFNWLQSRNRRINALMTDFANDIVTFIGSNGAVKPAVPAAPAAKPAAAAAKK; encoded by the coding sequence ATGAACCTTACCTATATCCTGGCAGCTGCCGCAGATGCCGAAGCGCCGGTCAACGAATTCGGCTTCATGAAGGCAATGGAAGAAGGCGGCCCGGTCGCCTGGTCGATCCTTGCCGTGATGATCATCATGTCGGTTGGCTCGTTCTACATCCTGTTCACCAAGCTGTTCGAACAGAACAAGGTGATGAAGCAGTACCAGACCGTGCGTGGCACCTTCTGGCGCGCAGCCACCCTCAAGGAAGGCGCTGCCAAGCTCGAAAAGAACAGCGCATGGCGCCAGCTCGCCGATGACGCGGTGACCGCTCAGGACCACCATTCCAAGATGGAAGGTGCCGGCAACGAGATCCACTTCGTCGAAGAAGAACTCGCTCACTCGCAGGACACCATCAACCAGTCGCTCTCGGGCGGTCTGTCGTTCCTCGCATCGGTCGGCGCTACCGCACCGTTCATCGGTCTGCTCGGCACCGTGATCGGCATCTACCGCGCTCTGATCAACATCGGCATCGAAGGTTCGGCCTCGATCGACAAGGTTGCAGGGCCGGTTGGTGAAGCACTGATCATGACCGCTATCGGTCTTCTCGTGGCTGTGCCTGCCGTGCTTGCGTTCAACTGGCTGCAGTCGCGCAACCGTCGCATCAACGCCCTGATGACCGACTTCGCCAACGACATCGTGACCTTCATCGGTTCGAACGGTGCGGTGAAGCCGGCTGTGCCTGCTGCTCCGGCTGCCAAGCCCGCCGCAGCCGCTGCGAAGAAGTAA
- a CDS encoding ExbD/TolR family protein: MAISMGGGGETPMSDINTTPLVDVMLVLLIIFLIAVPVAIQTVEQLEIPIFESIESKDKVENLQLTVSTTDAEGRTAGTIRSGFTGATRTGECRVYFNNITPVSSEELYDRAFNRLDAIVQAYPGGAEAIIEDPEAIPQVHIRADKEAPWRCVAGTIYQVQAAGYPTVGFISNPVDPNG, encoded by the coding sequence ATGGCGATTTCGATGGGAGGCGGGGGCGAGACCCCGATGTCCGACATCAACACCACGCCGCTGGTGGACGTGATGCTGGTGCTCCTGATCATCTTCCTCATCGCGGTTCCGGTGGCGATTCAGACGGTCGAGCAGCTGGAAATTCCGATCTTCGAATCGATCGAATCGAAGGACAAGGTCGAAAACCTTCAGCTGACCGTGAGCACCACGGACGCCGAGGGCCGCACCGCCGGGACGATCCGCAGCGGGTTCACCGGCGCGACGCGTACTGGCGAATGCCGGGTGTACTTCAACAACATCACCCCGGTTTCTTCCGAGGAACTCTATGATCGGGCCTTCAACCGGCTTGACGCCATCGTTCAGGCCTATCCGGGCGGAGCAGAGGCGATCATCGAGGATCCGGAAGCGATCCCGCAGGTTCACATCCGCGCGGACAAGGAAGCTCCGTGGCGCTGTGTCGCCGGCACCATCTACCAGGTGCAGGCTGCTGGCTACCCGACGGTTGGTTTCATTTCGAACCCGGTCGATCCGAACGGCTAA
- a CDS encoding ExbD/TolR family protein: protein MSGGQLDGEPMIDMNMTPLIDVLLVLLIMFIITIPVATHSVDIDLPQGNPPPTENMVDPIKNKLVLTSTDQILWNGETITPNQLVTLLQETTTFAVEPELQFEPEAQASYDLAAKVLQIIKSSGVTKFGFVGNEKYRQFSSGE, encoded by the coding sequence ATGTCCGGAGGCCAACTCGACGGCGAACCGATGATCGACATGAACATGACTCCGCTGATCGACGTTCTGCTCGTTCTGCTGATCATGTTCATCATCACCATCCCTGTGGCGACGCACTCGGTCGATATCGACCTGCCGCAGGGCAATCCGCCGCCAACAGAAAACATGGTCGATCCGATCAAGAACAAGCTAGTTCTGACTTCGACCGACCAGATCCTGTGGAATGGTGAAACCATCACCCCCAACCAGCTCGTAACGCTGCTGCAGGAAACGACGACCTTCGCGGTCGAGCCGGAACTGCAGTTCGAACCCGAAGCGCAAGCCAGCTACGATCTCGCCGCCAAGGTGCTGCAGATCATCAAGAGCTCGGGCGTGACCAAGTTCGGTTTCGTCGGCAATGAGAAATATCGCCAGTTCAGCTCGGGCGAATAA
- a CDS encoding ExbD/TolR family protein: protein MIHANTARRSRFAEAYDRRNRRHRSGAMGEMNVTPFIDVLLVLLIMLIMAIPIKVHETTIDLPSSQPCLTCTMNLDENTVAITAEDQLLWNGVAVTREQLSSQISTAAALPEEPLLRFEPAALASYDASAQTIVLIKEAGAKRFAFIGNHKYAQLD from the coding sequence ATGATCCACGCAAACACCGCCCGCCGCAGCCGTTTCGCCGAAGCCTATGACCGTCGCAACCGCCGCCATCGCAGCGGCGCCATGGGGGAGATGAACGTCACCCCCTTCATCGATGTGCTTCTGGTGCTGCTCATCATGCTGATCATGGCGATCCCGATAAAGGTGCACGAAACCACAATCGACCTGCCCAGCAGCCAGCCTTGCCTGACCTGCACCATGAACCTCGATGAAAACACAGTCGCGATCACTGCCGAAGACCAATTGCTCTGGAATGGCGTCGCGGTCACGCGGGAACAGCTCTCCTCCCAGATCAGCACCGCTGCCGCCTTGCCCGAAGAACCGCTGCTGCGATTCGAACCCGCCGCGCTGGCCAGCTACGACGCCTCAGCCCAGACCATCGTCCTGATCAAGGAGGCCGGGGCCAAACGCTTCGCCTTCATCGGCAATCACAAATACGCGCAACTCGATTGA
- a CDS encoding ligase-associated DNA damage response DEXH box helicase, which produces MSAPLSIPAEIQSWFDARGWRVRRHQLEMLSKAREGRDALLVADTGAGKTLAGFLPTLCDFAPSSGVTPGEGLHTLYVSPLKALAQDVKRNLLTPIEEIGLPIRVETRSGDTPSDRKKRQRERPPHVLLTTPESLSLLLSYPESADLFAGLKRIVIDEIHAFASQKRGDLLALSLARLNRIAPDAQRAALSATLANPLDFQEWLCPQPADGTGEIAAADLVLGEKGAEPEVEILLPVEERVPWGGHAGRWAVDQLYQAIRENRTTLVFTNTRFLAEFIFQCLWDVNEDKLPIGVHHGSLSTEARRRVEEAMARGELRALVCTASLDLGIDWGDIDLVVQMGAPKGSSRLLQRIGRAGHRLDTPSRALLVPGNRFEFLEAMAAKDAVDEGQRDGEDFRPGGIDVLAQHVMACACAEPFHEAELLAEIRSALPYAWLDEATFSRVLSFVENGGYALRAYDKFKRIVRDKSGVWRLAHPNQAQRHRMNAGIIVDSEMLTVRFRNGRKLGKVEERFAAQLSAGDTFFFAGMSLEVEGVKDMDVVVRAAKKSATIPSYGGLRLPLTTHLATRVQAMLDDRAGWGRFPDDVREWLEVQDYRSRLPKPGELLVESFPHHGKHYTAYYTFEGWNANQSLGMLITRRMESLGLMPGGFVANDYCLAVWGLKPVHDPVPLLSPDILTHEFTEWVTESHLLRRAFREVAVISGLVERQHPGKRKTGKQVTFSTDLIYDVLKKFEPDHVLLEAAWADARARMTDVGRLADLLERSRHELVHVELERVSPLAVPVMTMIGREAVPQGAVDDELLLEAESLAGAAMRIDPLEAGLLEDDQDMLDG; this is translated from the coding sequence GTGAGCGCCCCCCTTTCCATTCCTGCTGAAATCCAGAGCTGGTTCGACGCGCGCGGCTGGCGCGTGCGGCGGCACCAGCTTGAGATGCTGAGCAAGGCGCGCGAGGGGCGCGATGCCTTGCTGGTCGCGGATACGGGCGCGGGAAAGACGCTGGCCGGGTTCCTCCCCACGCTGTGTGATTTCGCCCCATCGAGCGGGGTGACACCGGGGGAGGGGCTGCACACACTCTATGTTTCGCCATTGAAGGCGCTGGCGCAGGATGTGAAGCGCAACCTGCTGACCCCGATCGAGGAAATCGGCCTGCCCATCCGGGTTGAAACGCGCAGTGGAGACACCCCGTCAGATCGCAAGAAGCGCCAGCGCGAAAGGCCGCCGCACGTCCTTTTGACCACGCCCGAAAGCCTTTCGCTGCTGCTGTCCTATCCCGAAAGCGCCGATCTGTTCGCGGGGCTGAAGCGGATCGTGATCGACGAAATCCACGCCTTTGCCAGCCAGAAGCGCGGCGATCTGTTGGCGCTGTCGCTCGCCCGGTTGAACCGCATCGCCCCCGATGCGCAGCGGGCCGCGCTCTCGGCAACGCTCGCCAATCCGCTCGACTTTCAGGAATGGCTCTGCCCGCAGCCTGCCGATGGCACCGGAGAAATCGCCGCCGCCGATCTGGTGCTGGGCGAGAAAGGCGCGGAGCCGGAGGTCGAAATTCTGCTGCCGGTTGAAGAGCGCGTGCCGTGGGGCGGCCATGCCGGGCGCTGGGCGGTGGATCAGCTGTATCAGGCGATCCGCGAAAACCGCACCACGCTGGTCTTCACCAACACGCGCTTTCTCGCCGAATTCATCTTCCAGTGCCTGTGGGATGTGAACGAGGACAAGCTGCCGATCGGCGTGCATCACGGCAGCCTTTCGACCGAGGCGCGGCGCCGGGTCGAAGAGGCGATGGCGCGCGGTGAGTTGCGCGCGCTGGTGTGCACCGCCAGCCTCGATCTCGGCATCGACTGGGGCGATATCGATCTGGTGGTGCAGATGGGCGCGCCCAAGGGATCCTCGCGCCTGCTCCAGCGCATCGGGCGCGCGGGCCACCGGCTCGACACCCCCAGCCGCGCTCTGCTGGTGCCGGGCAATCGCTTCGAATTCCTCGAAGCGATGGCGGCCAAGGACGCGGTCGACGAAGGGCAACGCGACGGTGAGGATTTCCGCCCCGGCGGGATCGACGTGCTGGCGCAGCATGTGATGGCCTGCGCCTGCGCAGAGCCGTTTCACGAAGCCGAACTGCTGGCCGAAATACGCAGCGCGCTGCCCTATGCATGGCTCGACGAAGCAACCTTCAGCCGCGTGCTCTCCTTTGTCGAGAACGGCGGATATGCCCTGCGCGCCTATGACAAGTTCAAGCGGATCGTACGCGACAAATCGGGCGTCTGGCGGCTTGCCCATCCCAACCAGGCGCAGCGCCACCGGATGAACGCCGGGATCATCGTCGATTCCGAAATGCTCACCGTGCGGTTCAGGAACGGGCGCAAGCTGGGCAAGGTGGAGGAACGATTTGCCGCGCAGCTATCGGCGGGGGACACGTTCTTCTTCGCCGGGATGAGCCTTGAAGTCGAAGGCGTGAAGGACATGGACGTTGTGGTGCGCGCGGCTAAGAAATCCGCGACCATCCCTTCCTATGGCGGGCTGCGGTTGCCGCTTACCACCCATCTGGCGACGCGGGTACAGGCCATGCTGGATGATCGCGCGGGCTGGGGGCGTTTCCCCGATGATGTGCGCGAATGGCTGGAGGTGCAGGATTATCGCAGCCGCCTGCCCAAACCTGGCGAATTGCTGGTCGAAAGCTTCCCGCATCATGGCAAGCATTACACCGCCTATTACACTTTCGAAGGGTGGAATGCGAACCAGAGCCTCGGCATGCTGATCACCCGGCGGATGGAGTCGCTGGGGCTGATGCCCGGCGGGTTTGTCGCCAATGACTATTGCCTCGCCGTATGGGGGCTGAAGCCGGTGCACGATCCCGTGCCGCTGCTGTCACCCGACATCCTGACGCATGAATTCACCGAATGGGTGACCGAAAGCCATCTGCTGCGCCGCGCCTTCCGCGAAGTCGCGGTGATCAGCGGCCTTGTCGAGCGCCAGCATCCCGGCAAGCGCAAGACCGGCAAGCAGGTGACGTTCTCGACCGATTTGATCTACGACGTGCTCAAGAAATTCGAGCCCGATCATGTCCTGTTGGAAGCGGCATGGGCCGATGCCCGAGCGCGGATGACGGATGTGGGCAGGCTCGCCGACCTGTTGGAGCGTTCGCGGCATGAACTCGTCCATGTCGAGCTGGAGCGGGTGTCTCCGCTCGCGGTGCCGGTGATGACGATGATCGGGCGCGAAGCGGTGCCGCAGGGCGCGGTCGATGACGAACTGCTGCTGGAAGCGGAAAGCCTGGCGGGTGCGGCGATGCGGATTGACCCGCTTGAGGCGGGGCTGCTTGAGGATGATCAGGATATGCTCGATGGCTGA
- a CDS encoding DUF2059 domain-containing protein — protein MSIKRTLFAATAGFSLAMAAPALAQDDTDDLAASKAELEQVMGALGTLFPKEPLTPEQEARLPAAQRIVALMIPEGTMGDIMGKMIDDIVRPMMQFGGSQAKSTLARNIGVSPFEIDLSEEDSAALASLFDPAWAERQEREFAVFPEMMRQMLTLMEPGLRKALAEAYAMRFTDSELADIAAFFGTETGAKYARESFAMASDPRMMGASMEALPAMMEAMGDMEARVAEATADLPQVRSYDDLSPAERERVIAATGFTDAEIRAALAPGEWAEDENWAEEAAAEETEFEELIEPEG, from the coding sequence ATGTCGATCAAGCGCACCCTGTTTGCAGCCACCGCCGGATTTTCGCTGGCCATGGCTGCGCCTGCCTTGGCTCAGGATGACACGGACGATCTCGCCGCGTCGAAGGCGGAGCTGGAACAGGTCATGGGCGCGCTCGGCACGCTGTTTCCCAAGGAACCCCTGACGCCTGAGCAGGAAGCGCGCCTGCCCGCCGCGCAGCGGATTGTCGCTCTGATGATCCCCGAAGGGACGATGGGCGATATCATGGGCAAGATGATCGACGATATCGTTCGTCCGATGATGCAGTTCGGCGGTTCGCAGGCCAAGTCGACGCTAGCGCGCAATATCGGCGTCAGCCCGTTCGAAATCGACCTGTCGGAGGAGGATTCCGCCGCGCTCGCCAGCCTGTTCGACCCGGCATGGGCCGAACGGCAGGAGCGTGAATTCGCGGTCTTCCCCGAAATGATGCGGCAGATGCTTACCCTGATGGAGCCGGGCCTGCGCAAAGCCTTGGCCGAAGCCTATGCCATGCGCTTCACCGATAGTGAGTTGGCCGATATCGCGGCTTTCTTCGGCACCGAAACCGGCGCCAAATATGCCCGCGAAAGCTTCGCCATGGCGAGCGATCCGCGCATGATGGGGGCGAGCATGGAGGCGTTGCCCGCCATGATGGAGGCGATGGGCGACATGGAGGCACGGGTGGCTGAAGCCACCGCCGATCTGCCCCAGGTGCGCAGCTATGACGACCTGAGCCCGGCCGAGCGCGAGCGGGTGATAGCCGCAACCGGCTTCACCGATGCCGAAATCCGCGCGGCTCTCGCTCCTGGGGAATGGGCGGAGGACGAAAACTGGGCGGAAGAGGCTGCGGCCGAGGAAACCGAGTTCGAGGAACTGATCGAGCCCGAAGGCTAA
- the pgmG gene encoding phosphoglucomutase/phosphomannomutase PgmG, whose protein sequence is MAHQFHPTVLREYDIRGIIGETLGADDARAIGRSFGSLLRRAEGEDGPAPTVAVGYDGRMSSPMLEHALVEGLTASGCNVVKIGLGATPMLYYAEASSEDVQGGIQITGSHNPPNYNGFKMVFQGRPFFGADIQKLGELAARGDWTDGTGSVSSRDILSEYVERLLEGLAGVPAEALSGLRVGWDAGNGAAGPALEALAARLPGEHHLLFTDVDGHFPNHHPDPTVEANLADLRTLVAAKNLDFGVAFDGDGDRIGAIDGEGRVIWGDQLLMIYAEDVLKSHQGATVIADVKASRALFDHVAAHGGEPLMWKTGHSLIKSKMKETGSPLAGEMSGHVFFADDYYGFDDALYAGVRLLAASARLGKSVTQLRSAMPAMLNTPEMRFQVDEVRKFPAIAEVTERLTTNPGPEVESVNATDGVRVNTADGWWLLRASNTQDVLVARAESDSEEGLERLIAQIDEQLALSGLERGESVGH, encoded by the coding sequence ATGGCTCACCAATTCCACCCCACCGTGCTGCGCGAATACGACATTCGCGGGATCATTGGTGAAACGCTGGGCGCGGACGATGCGCGGGCAATCGGGCGCAGCTTTGGTTCGCTGCTGCGCCGGGCGGAAGGGGAAGACGGACCCGCGCCGACCGTGGCCGTTGGTTATGACGGGCGGATGAGCTCACCCATGCTGGAACACGCGCTGGTCGAAGGGCTTACCGCGAGCGGCTGCAATGTCGTCAAGATCGGGCTGGGGGCGACCCCGATGCTGTATTACGCCGAGGCATCATCCGAAGATGTACAGGGCGGCATTCAGATAACTGGCAGCCACAATCCCCCCAATTACAATGGCTTCAAAATGGTATTTCAGGGGCGACCGTTCTTTGGGGCGGACATCCAGAAGCTCGGGGAACTGGCAGCACGCGGGGACTGGACTGACGGGACGGGCAGCGTCAGCTCGCGCGACATCCTGAGCGAGTATGTCGAGCGCCTGCTCGAAGGATTGGCCGGTGTCCCCGCAGAGGCCCTGTCCGGCCTCCGCGTCGGCTGGGACGCGGGCAATGGCGCCGCCGGACCCGCTTTGGAGGCGCTGGCCGCGCGGCTTCCGGGGGAGCATCACCTGCTTTTCACCGATGTCGATGGACATTTTCCCAATCACCATCCTGATCCGACTGTTGAAGCCAATCTGGCGGACTTGCGTACGCTCGTCGCGGCAAAGAACCTCGATTTTGGAGTGGCTTTTGATGGCGATGGCGACAGGATCGGGGCAATCGATGGCGAAGGTCGCGTGATCTGGGGCGATCAATTGCTGATGATCTATGCCGAAGACGTGCTGAAATCCCACCAAGGAGCCACGGTTATCGCCGATGTGAAGGCCAGCCGCGCGCTGTTCGATCACGTCGCGGCCCATGGCGGGGAGCCGCTGATGTGGAAGACCGGCCATTCGCTGATCAAGTCCAAAATGAAGGAAACAGGTTCGCCACTGGCCGGCGAAATGAGCGGGCACGTCTTTTTCGCCGATGATTACTACGGCTTTGATGATGCGCTTTATGCCGGGGTGCGGCTGCTTGCTGCGTCGGCACGGCTGGGCAAGTCGGTGACACAGCTGCGCAGCGCCATGCCCGCCATGCTCAACACTCCCGAAATGCGTTTCCAGGTGGACGAGGTGCGCAAGTTCCCCGCCATCGCCGAAGTGACCGAGCGACTGACGACCAATCCCGGCCCCGAGGTCGAAAGCGTCAATGCGACCGACGGCGTCCGCGTGAACACGGCGGACGGCTGGTGGCTGCTGCGCGCTTCGAACACGCAGGACGTGCTCGTCGCCCGCGCCGAAAGCGACAGCGAGGAAGGTCTGGAGCGGCTTATCGCGCAGATCGACGAGCAGCTGGCGCTGTCGGGCCTCGAACGCGGGGAGAGCGTTGGGCACTAG
- a CDS encoding molecular chaperone DnaJ: MLKYAIILALICVMFRWAMGEWPWSYLTSKPTRGQAVLNARKLLRVEEGASREQILAAHKRLIAVVHPDKGGSSKQVHDANDARDLLLAELPDREDGQKSD; the protein is encoded by the coding sequence ATGCTCAAATATGCGATCATCCTTGCGCTGATCTGCGTGATGTTCCGCTGGGCCATGGGCGAGTGGCCGTGGAGCTACCTGACCTCAAAGCCGACGCGCGGGCAGGCGGTGCTGAACGCGCGCAAGCTGCTGCGGGTGGAAGAAGGCGCCAGCCGCGAACAGATCCTCGCCGCGCACAAACGCCTGATTGCCGTGGTGCATCCCGATAAAGGCGGATCGTCGAAACAGGTCCACGACGCCAACGACGCGCGCGATCTGCTGCTTGCGGAATTGCCTGATCGCGAGGACGGCCAAAAATCGGATTAA